From a single Candidatus Bathyarchaeia archaeon genomic region:
- a CDS encoding nucleotidyltransferase domain-containing protein, with the protein MKGGKTPSSDVDIALLLSEEPKTMKELLEYYLYLLNKLSNVFGDRVDSIILNLSPPLLKHQAIKHGKLIYSRSERARVEFEARSQREYLDFSLALAMYDECFMNVSCTNLYKQNFQTSRNSSNISQSTWRDGKINRSRPLTENVAAAHCASFPSVLAAFFKAVRAWRRS; encoded by the coding sequence GTGAAGGGAGGAAAGACACCTTCAAGCGATGTCGACATCGCCCTTCTACTATCTGAAGAACCCAAGACCATGAAGGAATTGCTTGAATACTACCTGTACCTGTTAAATAAGCTATCTAACGTATTCGGGGACAGGGTTGATTCAATAATTTTAAACCTCTCCCCACCCTTACTTAAACATCAGGCGATTAAACACGGTAAGCTCATCTATTCCAGAAGCGAGAGGGCGAGGGTAGAATTCGAAGCGAGAAGCCAAAGAGAATACTTAGATTTTAGCCTAGCGTTAGCAATGTATGATGAATGTTTCATGAATGTTTCATGTACGAATCTCTACAAACAAAATTTTCAGACATCGAGGAATTCATCAAACATATCGCAAAGTACCTGGAGGGACGGTAAAATAAATCGCTCACGCCCCTTAACTGAGAACGTTGCGGCCGCCCATTGTGCATCGTTTCCAAGCGTATTGGCAGCATTTTTTAAGGCTGTTAGGGCGTGGAGACGCAGTTAA
- a CDS encoding type II toxin-antitoxin system VapC family toxin translates to MSFVDSNVFVYHLAADPLYGQKARSLLERIEAGGRAVTSTLVIIQVCSYLKWKKEQNAIPIFLSLLKRLTTLEKVEANMLDFEEAKSIQSELNLPWSMWDDMVIAAQMRRLQIKEIYSNDGDFDKIPWIKRTF, encoded by the coding sequence TTGAGCTTTGTAGATTCCAACGTGTTTGTATACCATTTGGCCGCAGACCCCTTATACGGACAAAAAGCTAGGAGCCTGCTGGAAAGGATAGAGGCCGGTGGGAGGGCCGTTACATCTACGCTGGTGATCATCCAGGTTTGCAGCTATCTTAAGTGGAAGAAGGAGCAGAACGCGATACCAATTTTCCTATCGCTCCTGAAGCGATTAACCACCCTGGAGAAAGTTGAGGCGAATATGCTGGATTTCGAGGAGGCAAAGTCCATACAGTCAGAGTTAAACCTACCATGGTCGATGTGGGACGATATGGTGATCGCCGCTCAAATGAGGAGACTCCAAATAAAAGAAATATATTCGAACGACGGAGACTTCGACAAAATTCCATGGATCAAAAGAACCTTCTAA
- a CDS encoding type II toxin-antitoxin system HicA family toxin codes for MLMLPLLLSWRGVVKALVEAGFRSVGRKGSHVILIKNNYHHSCPKTQRDGKRPTRNNRGRWFNKRGIELVFLKEGVEVYVRSRLVKEWKAIVKILGNSVVKGAFLPFTPRKF; via the coding sequence TTGTTGATGCTCCCCCTGCTGCTGTCGTGGCGTGGCGTTGTTAAAGCCTTGGTTGAGGCTGGCTTTAGAAGCGTGGGGCGGAAGGGTAGCCACGTCATTCTCATCAAAAACAACTATCATCATTCCTGTCCCAAAACACAGCGAGATGGAAAGAGGCCTACTCGAAATAATCGCGGAAGATGGTTTAACAAAAGGGGAATTGAGCTGGTTTTCCTCAAGGAGGGGGTGGAGGTTTATGTTCGCAGTCGGCTAGTCAAGGAGTGGAAGGCGATCGTGAAGATCCTGGGTAACAGCGTGGTGAAGGGGGCGTTCTTACCCTTTACACCGAGGAAATTCTAG
- a CDS encoding AbrB/MazE/SpoVT family DNA-binding domain-containing protein encodes MEIKIGNKGRVTIPSKLRLLLGIKEGDSLSIEVSGSGILLKPKGATLEETWGLVRVGKVEVEEVEEAAGREII; translated from the coding sequence ATGGAAATAAAAATTGGGAATAAAGGGAGGGTGACGATTCCAAGCAAATTGAGGCTCCTTTTAGGCATTAAGGAAGGAGACTCCCTGTCAATCGAGGTTTCCGGCAGCGGCATACTCCTAAAGCCCAAGGGGGCTACTCTCGAAGAAACGTGGGGTTTAGTTCGAGTTGGCAAGGTTGAGGTTGAAGAGGTTGAGGAGGCCGCGGGAAGGGAGATCATTTGA
- a CDS encoding DUF86 domain-containing protein, translating to MPVDEAIEARVREINDAVQMLRSLTGKGFGELTVHERLSMRYLVIQLVEASSSICMRLLLNVFNEGVEGFPECFVRLGVKGVIPGELASRLSSAARLRNLLVHRYWVISDDKVYESVKDGLKDFETFILHVRGFLEKGGA from the coding sequence ATGCCTGTTGACGAGGCGATTGAAGCTAGGGTTAGGGAAATTAATGACGCCGTTCAGATGCTTAGGAGCCTCACGGGCAAGGGGTTTGGGGAGTTGACGGTTCACGAGAGGCTTTCGATGAGGTACCTTGTTATCCAGCTGGTGGAGGCTTCCTCCAGCATATGTATGCGCCTTCTTTTGAACGTTTTTAATGAGGGGGTTGAGGGGTTTCCCGAGTGTTTTGTGAGGCTTGGGGTTAAGGGCGTTATACCAGGAGAATTGGCGTCTCGGCTCTCCTCAGCCGCTAGGCTTAGAAACCTGCTCGTGCACAGGTATTGGGTGATCTCTGACGATAAAGTGTATGAGAGCGTGAAGGATGGGTTAAAGGATTTTGAGACTTTCATCCTGCATGTTAGAGGCTTCTTGGAGAAGGGTGGGGCATGA
- a CDS encoding nucleotidyltransferase domain-containing protein produces MNTEKEFRDHLNAARRVKAIVQDIDPCAQIYLFGSAVRGETTALSDIDILIVTEMVERRYDMMVKVYKALEEPLELHVANKAMLNRWYRRFIPTDELIEV; encoded by the coding sequence ATGAATACGGAGAAAGAATTTAGGGATCATCTTAATGCGGCTAGACGTGTTAAAGCAATAGTGCAGGATATAGATCCATGCGCGCAAATTTATCTATTCGGCTCAGCCGTCAGAGGTGAAACCACGGCCTTAAGCGACATAGACATATTGATAGTTACTGAGATGGTTGAACGTAGATACGACATGATGGTTAAAGTGTATAAGGCTTTGGAGGAGCCTCTGGAACTCCACGTCGCCAATAAGGCGATGCTTAATAGATGGTATAGGCGGTTCATTCCAACAGATGAACTCATAGAAGTTTAG
- a CDS encoding HEPN domain-containing protein, translating to MSFEEAEVLRRRAEAFLRNAEYLLESGEWDLAVFNLEQYCQLILKYKLLVKVGSYPRTHSLRRLIRELARFHPKLLSLVEDEEELHYVARLEEAYVTSRYIPYSYEEGEAQSLHRFVTSKFKLLVDEV from the coding sequence ATGTCTTTTGAGGAAGCAGAGGTTCTTCGGAGGCGGGCTGAAGCCTTCTTGAGGAATGCTGAGTATCTCCTTGAAAGCGGCGAATGGGATCTAGCGGTTTTCAACTTAGAGCAGTATTGCCAGCTGATTTTAAAGTATAAACTTTTGGTTAAGGTAGGCTCATATCCGAGAACGCATTCCCTTAGAAGGTTAATAAGGGAGCTTGCAAGGTTTCATCCCAAATTGCTTTCCTTGGTTGAAGATGAGGAAGAGCTTCACTATGTGGCTCGACTTGAAGAGGCGTATGTAACTTCAAGGTATATTCCATACAGTTATGAAGAGGGAGAAGCTCAAAGCCTTCACAGGTTTGTAACAAGCAAGTTTAAGTTGCTTGTGGATGAGGTTTGA
- a CDS encoding retropepsin-like aspartic protease translates to MEYSLEYDPPAPALKVRVGKPLSDKYIELQAKLDTGADMTVIPESAIDRAGIIPASRVYVSTFKGEEDAEYTYFVDLSLPGYEFHMVEVIGSKRQDILLGRDILNALRLTLDGKAQTFTITDP, encoded by the coding sequence GTGGAGTATAGCCTCGAGTACGATCCCCCAGCCCCGGCCTTGAAGGTGAGGGTCGGCAAACCGCTCTCGGACAAATACATCGAGCTTCAGGCCAAACTGGACACAGGCGCGGATATGACCGTAATCCCCGAGAGCGCGATAGATAGAGCTGGGATCATCCCAGCCAGCCGAGTCTACGTTTCAACGTTCAAGGGAGAGGAGGATGCGGAGTATACCTACTTCGTAGACCTGTCCCTACCAGGCTATGAATTCCACATGGTAGAGGTCATCGGCTCCAAGCGTCAAGACATCCTCCTAGGCAGGGATATCCTCAACGCCCTAAGGTTAACGCTCGACGGCAAGGCCCAAACCTTCACCATAACCGACCCTTAA
- a CDS encoding nucleotidyltransferase domain-containing protein yields the protein MGKAISALKSQEKILGRIRKFIEDVKEICTKNGLVFKEAYLVGSRARGDYLEDSDADLILLVDGVEGLDRIERLRLFSEALAPKIEFTVHTTAEWLEKESIWISELKKEAVKLE from the coding sequence ATGGGTAAAGCGATATCTGCGTTAAAAAGTCAGGAGAAGATTCTCGGCAGAATAAGAAAATTCATCGAAGACGTTAAGGAGATCTGTACAAAAAATGGCTTAGTCTTCAAGGAAGCGTATCTAGTAGGTTCTAGGGCTAGGGGAGACTACCTTGAAGACAGCGATGCAGATTTAATCCTATTAGTGGACGGCGTGGAAGGATTAGACAGGATCGAGAGGCTCAGGCTATTCTCCGAAGCGCTAGCGCCAAAGATCGAGTTCACCGTCCATACAACGGCCGAATGGCTTGAAAAAGAATCGATCTGGATTAGTGAGCTTAAAAAAGAAGCGGTTAAACTCGAATAG
- a CDS encoding HEPN domain-containing protein, with the protein MGLSGDRVNVIKERAGAFLELARDLLGKGRLDIASFNVHQACQLRVKAALLRLTGETPRVHGLRELLGMLAKRLEELNYLEESESVVGLVREYRDRLFDVESAYTESRYGLTAPTREGLRGMIRVAEELFSLLDRVEEDVLG; encoded by the coding sequence TTGGGTTTGAGCGGCGATAGGGTTAACGTCATTAAGGAGAGGGCGGGGGCGTTCTTGGAGTTGGCTAGGGATCTGTTGGGGAAGGGTAGGTTGGATATCGCTTCGTTCAACGTTCATCAAGCGTGTCAGCTGAGGGTTAAGGCTGCGTTGCTGAGGCTTACCGGGGAGACGCCGAGGGTTCACGGTTTAAGGGAGCTTCTAGGCATGTTGGCTAAGAGGTTGGAGGAGTTGAATTACCTCGAGGAGTCGGAGAGCGTGGTAGGCCTTGTGAGGGAATATAGGGATCGCCTATTCGACGTGGAAAGCGCTTACACGGAGTCTAGGTATGGGTTGACGGCGCCGACGAGGGAAGGCTTGAGGGGGATGATTAGGGTGGCTGAGGAGTTGTTTAGCCTTCTCGACCGGGTGGAGGAGGATGTACTGGGTTAA
- a CDS encoding HEPN domain-containing protein, giving the protein MRQAESDLRKAENDLKTYDWDSAAFWSQQAAEKALKALLLNFGKTHRGHDLLELRDILKTDMNLEVGSIEKELRELTVHYTISRYPNAANALPTDLYDREKAHELVEKAKKVIEWVKRYLR; this is encoded by the coding sequence ATGAGGCAGGCGGAAAGCGATTTAAGGAAAGCTGAAAACGACCTAAAGACCTACGATTGGGACTCCGCCGCCTTTTGGTCGCAGCAGGCAGCTGAAAAGGCGTTGAAAGCGCTGCTCCTCAACTTCGGGAAGACCCATAGAGGACATGACCTCCTAGAGCTAAGGGATATCCTTAAAACCGACATGAACCTTGAAGTAGGTTCGATTGAAAAAGAGCTTAGAGAACTCACCGTACACTATACGATCTCTAGGTACCCAAACGCTGCCAACGCTCTACCCACCGACCTATACGATCGAGAAAAAGCTCATGAGCTCGTTGAGAAAGCGAAGAAGGTGATTGAATGGGTAAAGCGATATCTGCGTTAA
- a CDS encoding glycosyltransferase, which yields MAAAKDRPFIVACIPAYNEEASIGKVVLRAQRHVDRVLVCDDGSTDMTAELAERLGAVVVRHERNLGKGAA from the coding sequence ATGGCCGCCGCTAAAGATAGACCGTTTATCGTTGCCTGCATACCCGCCTACAACGAGGAGGCGTCGATCGGCAAGGTCGTCTTAAGGGCGCAGAGGCATGTGGACAGGGTTTTGGTCTGCGACGACGGCTCCACAGACATGACGGCGGAGCTAGCGGAGCGGCTGGGAGCGGTTGTCGTGAGGCATGAGCGGAACCTAGGGAAGGGCGCGGCG
- a CDS encoding nucleotidyltransferase domain-containing protein: MNQLRNWRRAVEAVSRALEDLTVEAEAYVIGGAAEDRLTVLSDVDVLICVDSSSSREGLAQLRRQVLAKAIDEYGLPWDYPVELHVYLREECEQMLKKARKA; encoded by the coding sequence TTGAACCAGTTGAGGAATTGGAGGAGGGCTGTGGAAGCTGTGTCGAGGGCGTTGGAGGATTTAACGGTGGAGGCTGAGGCTTATGTTATCGGGGGTGCGGCTGAGGATAGGCTTACAGTGTTGAGTGACGTAGATGTGTTGATATGCGTTGACTCGTCAAGCTCAAGGGAGGGGCTGGCCCAGTTGAGGAGACAGGTGTTGGCTAAGGCGATTGACGAGTATGGTTTACCGTGGGATTACCCCGTGGAGCTGCACGTGTACCTCAGGGAGGAGTGCGAACAGATGTTGAAGAAGGCGAGGAAGGCTTGA
- a CDS encoding nucleotidyltransferase domain-containing protein, whose translation MSGFTDFARLEFKRRELSAERRLKLLEEVRRRILGVDDVVFAYVYGSFVEGSSFRDLDIAVWIRDPEKAFYYTVDFSAWLGIEVGVSVDVQVLNEAPLPFKHYVFTRGKLLLSRDEELRLRLADMTARHYADLRLLTETGVRGGEIYRRKGMSEV comes from the coding sequence ATGAGCGGGTTCACGGATTTTGCTCGTCTCGAGTTTAAGCGCCGTGAGCTGTCGGCTGAGCGGAGGCTTAAGCTCCTTGAAGAGGTGAGGAGGAGGATTCTGGGCGTTGATGATGTCGTGTTCGCATATGTTTACGGAAGCTTCGTAGAGGGTAGCTCGTTCAGGGATTTAGACATAGCTGTCTGGATAAGGGATCCTGAAAAGGCCTTCTACTACACGGTTGATTTCTCAGCTTGGCTGGGAATCGAGGTCGGGGTCTCGGTGGACGTTCAGGTCCTGAACGAAGCTCCGCTGCCGTTCAAGCACTACGTCTTCACTCGAGGTAAGCTACTCCTCTCCAGGGATGAGGAGCTGAGGCTGAGGTTGGCCGATATGACTGCTCGACATTACGCGGATCTTAGGCTGTTAACGGAGACAGGCGTCAGAGGAGGCGAGATTTACCGCCGAAAGGGCATGTCTGAGGTGTAA